The Alteromonas stellipolaris genome includes a region encoding these proteins:
- a CDS encoding FMN-dependent NADH-azoreductase, translating to MTSILVVYSSLNGENSKSTELADYYLQSREGSETSVTKVDVAELALAHLTGEEMQAWMTDASERTSSQKRLAAVSDDLVAQLQAADEIVLAVPMYNFGIPSSLKAYFDRIARAGITFKYTETGPVGLLEGKQAKVFASRGGVYEGGDYDTQTPYLTHFLNFIGITDVKFVYAEGLSMGEDSANESIANAKGKIIELTQKVAD from the coding sequence ATGACGTCTATTCTTGTTGTGTATTCAAGCCTTAATGGCGAAAACAGTAAATCAACCGAGCTCGCTGACTATTATCTTCAGTCACGTGAGGGCAGCGAAACATCGGTTACAAAAGTTGATGTAGCAGAACTAGCGTTGGCACATCTAACCGGTGAAGAAATGCAAGCGTGGATGACAGACGCTAGCGAGCGTACTTCTTCACAAAAGCGTTTAGCTGCGGTTTCCGATGACCTCGTTGCACAACTTCAAGCGGCAGATGAAATTGTGCTAGCAGTTCCTATGTACAACTTCGGTATTCCTTCTTCACTTAAAGCCTATTTCGACCGTATTGCACGGGCGGGTATTACCTTTAAATATACTGAAACTGGGCCGGTAGGTTTGCTTGAAGGCAAGCAAGCGAAGGTATTTGCTAGTCGAGGCGGCGTTTACGAAGGCGGTGATTACGATACACAAACACCATACTTAACTCACTTTTTAAATTTCATCGGTATTACTGACGTGAAATTTGTTTATGCAGAAGGACTTAGTATGGGTGAAGACAGTGCTAATGAAAGTATCGCTAATGCGAAGGGTAAAATAATTGAACTAACCCAAAAAGTCGCTGACTAA
- a CDS encoding cystathionine gamma-synthase family protein has product MSKQGFTTRQVHADRLLNTPEHGGVHTSTSNSVLFEFSDAQGIIDAFQGKRAAHVYSRSSSPSVAALQNMLNDLEGGFGALCFSTGMSAISSTLFSLLKAGDHLIVSQYLFGNTRSFFDTLADYGVQITFADVTDIQNVKEAYLPNTKGVYTETVANPVTQVADLRAIGQYCEERNILFMVDNTMTPPPLFYAKELKASLIFCSLTKYISGHGNVLGGAVIDTGLFNWKGFGNIKSAYQVADEAQWGLTQIKKKGLRDLGATLAPQSATAIALGMETLSLRLARACENSQKLAMFLDNHPKVKQVFYPGLASHPQHFMAREQLKRGYGAILSFTLVDDIDPVQFLNALELVICATHLGDNRTLALPVAPTIYFENTAEEREAMGVSDTMIRISVGIEDTDDLINDFTNAFDRKYAAE; this is encoded by the coding sequence GTGTCAAAACAGGGATTTACAACCCGGCAGGTTCACGCAGATCGTTTGCTCAATACTCCAGAGCATGGCGGCGTGCATACCAGCACTTCTAATTCTGTACTTTTCGAATTTTCTGATGCCCAAGGTATCATTGATGCTTTTCAGGGCAAACGTGCAGCTCACGTATATTCGCGCTCATCATCTCCGTCGGTTGCCGCATTGCAAAATATGCTTAACGACCTTGAGGGCGGCTTTGGGGCTTTATGCTTCTCAACAGGAATGTCTGCCATTAGCAGTACCTTGTTTTCGCTTTTAAAAGCTGGCGATCACCTTATCGTTAGCCAATATCTGTTTGGGAATACGCGAAGCTTCTTCGATACGCTTGCCGATTATGGTGTTCAGATTACCTTTGCTGATGTAACGGATATCCAAAACGTTAAAGAAGCTTATTTACCTAACACGAAAGGGGTCTATACTGAAACGGTAGCCAACCCGGTAACCCAAGTTGCCGACCTACGTGCTATCGGTCAGTACTGCGAAGAGCGTAATATCTTGTTTATGGTTGATAACACCATGACACCGCCACCGCTTTTTTACGCCAAAGAACTAAAAGCCTCGTTAATATTTTGCTCACTGACCAAATACATTTCTGGTCATGGTAATGTGTTGGGCGGTGCTGTTATTGATACCGGCCTGTTCAATTGGAAAGGCTTTGGAAACATTAAAAGTGCTTACCAAGTTGCCGATGAAGCCCAATGGGGTTTAACACAAATTAAGAAAAAAGGGTTACGAGATTTAGGCGCCACACTGGCCCCTCAGTCTGCAACCGCCATTGCGTTAGGTATGGAAACGTTAAGCTTGCGCTTAGCTCGAGCATGTGAGAATTCACAAAAGCTCGCTATGTTTTTAGATAACCACCCCAAAGTAAAACAGGTATTTTATCCTGGGCTGGCTAGTCACCCGCAGCACTTTATGGCGCGAGAGCAGTTAAAAAGAGGCTATGGCGCTATTCTTAGCTTTACCCTTGTTGATGATATTGACCCAGTTCAATTCTTAAATGCCCTAGAGTTGGTAATTTGCGCTACGCACTTAGGTGATAACCGTACGCTGGCGTTGCCTGTTGCTCCAACGATTTACTTTGAAAATACAGCAGAAGAGCGGGAAGCTATGGGCGTTTCAGATACCATGATAAGAATATCGGTAGGTATTGAAGATACCGACGATCTTATTAATGATTTTACGAATGCCTTCGACCGCAAATATGCAGCAGAATAA
- a CDS encoding 1-acyl-sn-glycerol-3-phosphate acyltransferase codes for MKKTIHHQLVGNKLPRKWPHWLSACGSFILTKRGWRIEGKLINDRKVILAVAPHTSNWDFFIGILVVFALRIKVNFFGKHTIFTPPLGYIVRKLGGIPIERSKAHGVVNNIVRQIQDSEEVVLALAPEGTRKGVFPWKTGFMYIAKEANIPIQLLGLDYAKKTVVLGPIINQIDDIEEQMQTIYAFYANVCAHYPKNCITS; via the coding sequence ATGAAAAAAACGATTCATCATCAGTTAGTGGGCAATAAGTTACCACGCAAATGGCCACATTGGCTAAGCGCCTGCGGCAGTTTTATTTTAACTAAACGGGGATGGCGAATAGAAGGCAAACTCATCAACGATAGAAAAGTGATATTAGCGGTAGCGCCACACACTTCAAACTGGGACTTTTTTATTGGCATACTGGTGGTATTTGCGTTAAGAATTAAGGTTAACTTTTTTGGCAAACACACCATTTTTACACCCCCTTTAGGCTATATTGTGAGGAAACTTGGCGGCATACCCATAGAGCGAAGTAAAGCACATGGGGTGGTGAATAATATCGTACGTCAGATACAAGACAGCGAAGAAGTAGTATTGGCCTTGGCACCAGAAGGGACACGAAAAGGCGTATTTCCTTGGAAAACCGGTTTTATGTACATTGCTAAAGAGGCCAATATTCCCATTCAGCTGCTAGGGCTTGATTACGCCAAGAAAACCGTTGTACTTGGTCCAATTATTAACCAAATCGACGATATTGAAGAACAAATGCAAACTATTTATGCGTTTTATGCTAACGTTTGCGCCCATTATCCAAAAAACTGTATAACCAGCTAA
- a CDS encoding NRDE family protein: MCILFIAVDQSQEFPLVIAANRDEFHARPTAVSGFWNNHPHVLAGHDLQAHGTWMGVTRNGKVAALTNIRAPETIKTDAISRGGLVADWLIDEAMKQPTYLNVLRANRHQYNGYNLVYGDVKSLAVYNNFEDTHATLTQGVYGLSNANLTTPWPKVTKGIASLTDYVSQNNQLDTEALFAILKDEDKASDHTLPNTGIGYEWEKRLSSIFIQSPEYGTRTSTLLLVNSHQQIHWYERTFNTRGDVVGNQHFIIG, translated from the coding sequence ATGTGCATATTGTTTATTGCAGTAGACCAAAGTCAGGAATTCCCTTTGGTTATTGCGGCAAATAGAGATGAATTTCACGCTAGACCCACTGCTGTGTCTGGGTTTTGGAATAATCACCCACATGTGCTTGCAGGCCATGATTTACAGGCTCACGGCACTTGGATGGGGGTTACGCGTAACGGGAAAGTGGCCGCCTTAACCAATATTAGAGCTCCTGAGACGATAAAAACCGATGCTATTTCTCGCGGCGGCTTAGTGGCAGATTGGCTTATTGATGAAGCAATGAAACAGCCCACCTACCTTAACGTTTTACGTGCAAACCGGCACCAGTATAATGGCTATAATTTGGTTTATGGTGATGTAAAATCACTCGCGGTGTACAACAACTTCGAAGACACCCACGCTACGTTAACCCAAGGAGTTTACGGTTTATCCAACGCTAACTTAACGACACCTTGGCCGAAAGTCACCAAAGGAATAGCGTCGTTAACCGATTACGTGAGCCAAAATAATCAGCTTGATACTGAGGCACTTTTCGCCATTTTAAAAGACGAAGACAAAGCATCTGATCATACGCTGCCTAACACAGGCATTGGGTATGAATGGGAAAAACGTTTGTCGTCTATTTTTATCCAATCACCAGAATATGGTACTCGTACTTCTACTCTGCTTCTTGTAAATAGCCACCAACAAATACATTGGTATGAACGTACTTTTAATACGCGCGGTGATGTAGTGGGCAACCAACATTTTATTATCGGTTAA
- a CDS encoding amino acid aminotransferase — MFEVLPHLAPDPILGLSAAYREDLNSHKIDLGVGVYKDEQGNTPILTSVAKAQQLLLERETSKTYITPQGNQGYIDNMLTLLLGKSSPVLLADRVAAVQAPGGCGALRILSELLVRCNENAKVWVSDPTWANHIPLIGSAGLKIETYPYFDKASASIRFDAMMDTLRGAAKGDIVLLHGCCHNPTGADLTNAQWDEVLAVAKEREFLPFIDVAYLGFGEGLDEDAYGLRLLVENLPEVIVAASCSKNFGLYRERVGLAAIITADTSTRKIAQGQIQSIARGIYSMPPSYGGALVDIILSDEALNQEWVNEVDEMRNRMKSLRAMLVKNLHDNGSPKDFSFVNDQKGMFSFLCITPEQVREVREKHSVYFVDSSRVNIAGINSENVETLAKALVSVL; from the coding sequence GTGTTTGAAGTATTACCCCATCTCGCCCCAGACCCAATACTTGGTTTGTCAGCTGCTTATCGTGAAGATTTAAATTCTCATAAAATCGACTTAGGTGTCGGTGTTTATAAAGATGAGCAAGGTAATACCCCTATTCTTACTAGCGTAGCGAAAGCGCAACAACTGTTGTTAGAACGTGAAACCAGCAAAACCTATATTACGCCGCAAGGTAATCAGGGTTACATCGACAACATGCTTACTTTGCTTTTAGGCAAGAGCAGCCCTGTATTACTTGCTGACCGTGTTGCCGCGGTTCAAGCGCCAGGTGGTTGTGGTGCACTTCGCATTCTTTCAGAATTACTGGTTCGTTGTAACGAGAACGCTAAAGTATGGGTAAGCGACCCAACATGGGCCAACCACATTCCATTAATTGGCTCGGCTGGTCTTAAAATTGAAACCTACCCGTACTTCGATAAAGCGTCTGCTAGCATTCGCTTCGATGCCATGATGGATACCCTTCGCGGTGCAGCGAAAGGCGATATCGTGTTACTTCACGGTTGCTGCCACAACCCAACGGGTGCAGATTTAACGAATGCACAGTGGGACGAAGTACTAGCGGTTGCTAAAGAGCGTGAGTTCCTACCTTTCATTGATGTGGCTTACTTAGGTTTCGGTGAAGGCTTAGATGAAGATGCGTATGGCCTTCGTCTATTGGTTGAAAACCTACCAGAAGTGATTGTTGCGGCATCTTGCTCTAAAAACTTCGGTTTATACCGTGAGCGTGTTGGTCTTGCTGCCATCATTACTGCTGATACCAGCACACGCAAAATTGCTCAAGGCCAAATTCAATCTATTGCTCGTGGTATTTACTCTATGCCACCTAGCTACGGCGGTGCGTTGGTTGATATTATCTTGTCTGACGAAGCGCTTAATCAAGAATGGGTAAATGAAGTAGATGAAATGCGTAACCGTATGAAGTCTCTACGTGCCATGCTGGTTAAGAATCTTCACGACAATGGTTCGCCAAAAGACTTCAGCTTCGTTAACGATCAGAAAGGCATGTTCTCGTTCTTGTGTATTACACCAGAGCAAGTACGTGAAGTGCGCGAAAAGCATAGTGTTTATTTCGTTGACTCTAGCCGCGTGAACATTGCGGGTATTAACTCAGAGAACGTTGAAACATTAGCGAAAGCCTTAGTCTCAGTATTGTAA
- a CDS encoding YaiI/YqxD family protein — MHIWVDADACPSVIKDILFKAARRTGLPLSLVANHSMSVPPDKHITLTIVPSGFDAADDYIVEKIEAGDLVITGDIPLAADILAKNAKAMNTRGDEYDKSSIRAALTMRDFMDTMRSSGEHTGGPKAFSQRDKQNFANALDRMITAGTR, encoded by the coding sequence ATGCATATATGGGTTGACGCAGATGCGTGTCCCAGTGTGATTAAAGACATTCTTTTTAAGGCAGCCCGACGTACCGGTCTGCCTTTGTCTTTAGTTGCCAATCATTCTATGTCTGTTCCACCAGATAAACACATTACCCTTACTATCGTGCCCTCTGGTTTTGATGCAGCAGATGATTACATTGTTGAAAAGATAGAAGCCGGTGATTTAGTGATAACCGGAGATATTCCTTTGGCGGCCGATATTTTGGCTAAGAACGCCAAAGCTATGAATACACGAGGCGATGAGTACGACAAGTCGTCCATCCGCGCCGCGCTCACTATGCGAGATTTTATGGATACTATGCGCTCAAGTGGTGAACACACGGGCGGGCCTAAAGCATTCTCTCAGCGAGACAAACAGAATTTCGCCAATGCGTTAGATAGGATGATTACCGCAGGCACGCGCTAA